One Halorientalis litorea DNA segment encodes these proteins:
- a CDS encoding transcriptional regulator — MNDINFAVLGTGGIGRRTLEVSQDKAALTPVAACDRHGVAVDHGGLDVDELLAATEGNIASDGGTATVDPDDGIKQTGEDAGVAASAQADPTDAPIEAIIEESDRIDAVLLALPNFEHDFIPGVADRFAEAGYEGVLVDVLKRSRVIGMLDEKTERFESEGITFVCGAGATPGFLTGAAALAAQSFVDVEEVEIHWGVGLKSGYEDNRGTVREDIAHLPGYDIEDAREMSDAEIEAVIDDHDGVIEFEDMEHADDVLLERAGICDAEDVTVGGVLDVTSDEKPTTTTVRVTGRTFDGETGTNTFQLDDATSMEANVNGPALGYLTAGVRRNRAGEYGVFGPADLMPGF; from the coding sequence ATGAACGACATCAACTTCGCGGTACTGGGAACCGGTGGCATCGGCAGACGGACGCTCGAAGTCTCACAGGACAAAGCGGCACTCACACCCGTCGCGGCGTGTGACCGCCACGGCGTCGCCGTCGACCACGGTGGCCTCGACGTGGACGAACTGCTCGCCGCGACGGAGGGCAACATCGCGAGCGACGGCGGCACCGCGACGGTCGACCCCGACGACGGCATCAAACAGACCGGCGAGGACGCGGGCGTCGCGGCCTCGGCACAGGCCGACCCGACGGACGCGCCCATCGAGGCGATTATCGAGGAGAGCGACCGTATCGACGCGGTACTGCTCGCACTCCCGAACTTCGAGCACGACTTCATCCCCGGCGTCGCCGACCGCTTCGCCGAGGCGGGCTACGAGGGCGTCCTCGTGGACGTACTCAAGCGGTCGCGTGTCATCGGGATGCTGGACGAGAAGACGGAACGGTTCGAGTCGGAAGGAATCACCTTCGTCTGCGGTGCGGGTGCGACCCCGGGATTCCTGACCGGGGCGGCCGCACTCGCCGCACAGTCGTTCGTCGACGTCGAGGAGGTCGAGATTCACTGGGGCGTCGGCCTCAAGTCGGGGTACGAGGACAACCGCGGCACCGTCCGTGAGGACATCGCCCACCTCCCGGGGTACGATATCGAGGACGCACGGGAGATGAGCGACGCCGAAATCGAGGCGGTCATCGACGACCACGACGGGGTCATCGAATTCGAGGACATGGAACACGCCGACGACGTGCTGTTGGAGCGGGCAGGTATCTGCGACGCCGAGGACGTGACCGTGGGCGGCGTTCTCGACGTAACCAGCGACGAGAAGCCGACGACGACCACCGTCCGCGTGACGGGCCGAACCTTCGACGGCGAGACGGGCACGAACACCTTCCAGTTGGACGACGCGACGAGCATGGAGGCGAACGTCAACGGCCCGGCACTGGGCTATCTCACGGCCGGCGTCCGCCGAAACCGCGCCGGAGAGTACGGCGTGTTCGGCCCCGCGGACCTGATGCCGGGCTTTTAG
- the dpsA gene encoding DNA starvation/stationary phase protection protein DpsA, translating to MSTEKTVRKQSGEVEDNELRLDREKSKEIVEALNDDLADSYTLYHQLRKHHWNVEGAEFRDLHIFLGEAAENTEAAADEIAERLQALGGAPVSSMPNLAERSTVEPEDSNVYAIRESLRNDLAMYGDVIESLREHVELATELGDHATAQILRDILVQTEEDAHHIEHYLEDDTLVAETSNE from the coding sequence ATGAGCACAGAGAAAACCGTCCGCAAGCAGTCCGGTGAGGTAGAAGACAACGAACTCCGACTCGACCGCGAGAAGTCCAAGGAAATCGTCGAGGCCCTCAACGACGACCTCGCGGATTCGTACACGCTGTACCACCAGCTTCGGAAGCACCACTGGAACGTCGAAGGTGCGGAGTTCCGTGACCTCCACATCTTCCTCGGCGAGGCAGCCGAGAACACCGAAGCCGCGGCCGACGAGATAGCCGAACGGTTGCAGGCACTCGGGGGCGCGCCGGTCTCCAGTATGCCGAACCTCGCGGAGCGGTCGACGGTCGAACCCGAAGACAGCAACGTCTACGCCATCCGGGAATCCCTCCGCAACGACCTCGCGATGTACGGCGACGTCATCGAGAGCCTCCGCGAACACGTCGAACTCGCCACGGAACTGGGCGACCACGCGACAGCCCAGATTCTCCGTGACATCCTCGTCCAGACAGAGGAAGACGCCCACCACATCGAACACTACCTCGAAGACGACACGCTGGTCGCAGAGACCAGCAACGAGTAG
- the acs gene encoding acetate--CoA ligase alpha subunit has product MGRLASLFAPDRVAVIGATDRSGSVGHAITSNLRDEFSGSVVPVNPNAGTVLGLDCYDDVQSVPGTVDVAIVVVPADIAVDAVTDCGEAGIDTVVVITAGFSEAGSEGAARERELRAVAEEYDLDLVGPNSLGVMSTAVGMNATFGPESAQPGPISFMSQSGAFITAVLDWANDRDIGFRDVVSLGNKAVLDESDFVAEWGDDPETDVILGYLEGIADGPSFIEAAREVTDDTPIVLVKSGRTEAGASAAASHTGTMAGSERAYEAGFDQAGVVRVDTVQELFDYAGILSGQPLPENDSVAVVTNAGGPGVMTTDAIGDTALSMASFTDGTLDALGEALPDGANIYNPIDVIGDADTERFAEAIDIALGDPNVGAAVVLACPTATLSFEELAAATVELQDEHGLPVAASLMGGDSTRAARAMLSEAGIPTYFDPARAVDSLDVLREYREIQACEYAAPTTFDVDRERAREILRAAADRNTNRLGVEAMDLLDAYGIPTPDGEVVDSPDAAREAAERVAGDAGEVVMKIVSPDILHKSDIGGVEVGVTPEAVRDTYEDLVARARNYQSDARVLGVQVQEQLPLDDATETIVGTNRDPQFGPLVLFGLGGIFVEVLEDTTVRVAPVSESEAASMVDDIESAPLLRGARGREPVAEDAIVETIQRLSQLVTDFPAILELDINPLVATPDGVRAVDVRLTIDKEEL; this is encoded by the coding sequence ATGGGACGGCTCGCTTCCCTGTTTGCCCCCGACCGCGTTGCGGTCATCGGTGCCACGGACCGGTCGGGGTCCGTCGGTCACGCTATTACGAGCAACCTCCGCGACGAGTTCTCGGGGTCGGTTGTCCCCGTCAACCCGAACGCCGGAACGGTCCTCGGATTGGACTGTTACGACGACGTGCAGTCCGTCCCCGGCACGGTGGACGTGGCCATCGTCGTCGTCCCGGCCGACATCGCCGTCGACGCCGTGACGGACTGTGGCGAGGCCGGTATCGACACCGTCGTCGTCATCACCGCCGGGTTCAGCGAGGCCGGCAGCGAGGGCGCGGCCCGCGAGCGTGAACTCCGGGCCGTCGCCGAGGAGTACGACCTCGACCTCGTCGGCCCGAACAGCCTCGGCGTGATGAGCACGGCCGTGGGGATGAACGCCACGTTCGGCCCCGAGAGTGCCCAACCCGGTCCGATTTCCTTCATGAGCCAGTCCGGCGCGTTCATCACGGCGGTGCTGGACTGGGCCAACGACCGCGACATCGGCTTCCGTGACGTGGTGTCGCTGGGCAACAAGGCCGTCTTGGACGAGAGTGATTTCGTCGCCGAGTGGGGCGACGACCCGGAGACGGACGTGATTCTGGGCTACCTCGAAGGTATCGCGGACGGCCCGTCGTTCATCGAGGCCGCACGCGAGGTGACCGACGACACGCCTATCGTGCTGGTCAAGTCCGGACGCACCGAGGCCGGAGCCTCGGCCGCCGCCTCCCACACGGGGACGATGGCCGGGAGCGAACGCGCCTACGAGGCCGGGTTCGACCAGGCGGGCGTCGTCCGTGTCGACACCGTCCAAGAGTTGTTCGACTACGCCGGCATCCTCTCCGGGCAACCGCTCCCCGAGAACGACTCGGTGGCCGTCGTCACGAACGCGGGCGGCCCGGGCGTGATGACCACCGACGCCATCGGCGACACGGCCCTCTCGATGGCGTCGTTCACCGACGGGACGCTCGACGCCCTCGGCGAGGCACTCCCCGACGGGGCGAACATCTACAACCCCATCGACGTCATCGGCGACGCCGACACGGAACGGTTCGCCGAGGCAATCGACATCGCGCTCGGGGACCCGAACGTCGGCGCGGCAGTCGTGCTGGCCTGTCCGACCGCGACCCTCTCCTTCGAGGAGTTGGCCGCCGCGACGGTCGAGTTACAGGATGAACACGGTCTTCCCGTCGCGGCGTCGCTGATGGGCGGGGACTCCACGCGGGCCGCGCGGGCGATGCTGAGCGAGGCCGGCATCCCGACGTACTTCGACCCCGCTCGCGCCGTCGACAGCCTCGACGTCCTGCGTGAGTACCGCGAGATACAGGCATGCGAGTACGCGGCACCCACGACGTTCGACGTGGACCGCGAACGCGCCCGAGAGATACTTCGGGCGGCGGCCGACCGCAACACGAACCGCCTCGGCGTCGAAGCGATGGACCTGCTGGACGCGTACGGGATTCCGACGCCCGACGGCGAGGTGGTCGACAGCCCCGATGCGGCACGCGAAGCCGCCGAGCGGGTCGCGGGCGACGCGGGTGAAGTCGTGATGAAAATCGTCAGCCCCGACATCCTGCACAAGTCCGACATCGGCGGCGTCGAAGTCGGCGTCACGCCCGAGGCGGTGCGCGATACGTACGAGGACCTCGTTGCGCGGGCGCGCAACTACCAGTCCGACGCGAGGGTGCTGGGCGTCCAAGTGCAGGAACAACTGCCCCTCGACGACGCTACGGAGACCATCGTCGGGACGAACCGCGACCCGCAGTTCGGCCCGCTGGTGTTGTTCGGACTCGGCGGCATCTTCGTCGAAGTCCTCGAAGACACCACCGTCCGCGTCGCGCCGGTCAGTGAGAGCGAGGCGGCGTCGATGGTCGACGACATCGAGTCCGCGCCGCTCCTTCGGGGGGCACGCGGCCGCGAACCGGTCGCCGAGGACGCCATCGTGGAGACGATTCAGCGACTCTCCCAACTCGTGACGGACTTTCCCGCGATACTGGAACTGGACATCAACCCGCTCGTGGCGACGCCCGACGGCGTTCGAGCAGTGGACGTGCGACTCACCATCGACAAGGAGGAGCTATGA
- a CDS encoding phosphotransacetylase family protein gives MNPILVSSTTESTGKTAVALALARHAADRGRSVGYMKPRGTQLQSAVGKTLDRDPLLAREVLDLDTETHEMEPVVYSPTFVEDAIRGREDPTALRDRVVESYGAIADGNDFVVVEGADVYTTGGIVDLTDPDVADVLDASVLLVSEYDDPRDVDDVLAAADAFGDRLGGVLFNSVADADFDQLTEDVIPFLEGRGVPVFGALPTVRELAGVTVGELAAELGAEVLTTDAPTDGFVERFLVGAMGRDAALSGFRRTRDAAVVTGGDRPDIQTAALEASGVRCLVLSGGHRPTGAVIGRAEDAGKPVLLLGANTRTTIDRVESVIGGGRTQDADSVARMGELLADAADLDALVALSE, from the coding sequence ATGAACCCGATACTCGTCAGTTCGACCACCGAGAGTACAGGCAAGACGGCCGTCGCGCTCGCGCTGGCCCGTCACGCCGCCGACCGCGGCCGGTCGGTCGGCTACATGAAACCACGCGGCACCCAGCTCCAGAGCGCAGTCGGCAAGACGCTCGACCGCGACCCGCTGTTGGCGCGTGAGGTTCTCGACCTCGACACCGAGACCCACGAGATGGAACCGGTCGTCTACTCGCCGACGTTCGTGGAGGACGCCATCCGCGGCCGCGAGGACCCGACCGCACTGCGGGACCGCGTCGTCGAGAGTTACGGCGCGATAGCCGACGGCAACGACTTCGTGGTCGTCGAGGGTGCTGACGTGTACACGACGGGTGGCATCGTGGACCTGACCGACCCGGACGTGGCCGACGTATTGGACGCCTCGGTCCTCTTGGTGAGCGAGTACGACGACCCGCGGGACGTGGACGACGTGCTCGCGGCCGCCGACGCCTTCGGTGACCGCCTCGGTGGCGTCCTGTTCAACAGCGTCGCGGACGCTGACTTCGACCAACTCACCGAGGACGTGATTCCGTTCCTCGAAGGACGAGGGGTGCCCGTGTTCGGCGCGCTCCCGACGGTCAGGGAACTCGCCGGGGTAACCGTCGGCGAACTCGCCGCCGAACTCGGCGCGGAGGTGCTGACGACGGACGCCCCCACCGACGGGTTCGTCGAGCGGTTCCTCGTCGGCGCGATGGGACGGGACGCGGCACTCTCGGGATTCCGCCGGACCCGCGACGCCGCCGTCGTCACCGGTGGCGACCGCCCGGATATCCAGACTGCCGCCCTCGAAGCCAGCGGCGTGCGCTGTCTGGTCCTGAGCGGCGGCCACCGTCCCACGGGTGCGGTCATCGGCCGCGCCGAGGACGCCGGGAAGCCGGTCCTCCTCCTCGGTGCCAACACCCGGACCACCATCGACCGCGTCGAGTCCGTCATCGGCGGCGGCCGGACACAGGACGCCGACTCCGTCGCGCGGATGGGCGAGTTGCTCGCGGACGCCGCGGACCTCGACGCACTCGTCGCCCTCTCGGAGTGA
- a CDS encoding protein sorting system archaetidylserine decarboxylase → MDVPIAPGTWRYAAPAALVGILLLPLSLLAGTLALLGSVAVVGFHRDPDRSVPESGLLAPADGKVSVVREEDDGLRVGVFMGLSNVHVNRAPLGGTVQSVTHSPGGHWPAFSKAADRNEKCHIEFEDHTVTLIAGAVARRTHPYVRAGDTLARGERVGHISFSSRVDVVLPPGIDRTDLAVEMGDRVRAGETRLVEANPQL, encoded by the coding sequence ATGGACGTTCCCATCGCGCCCGGGACGTGGCGGTACGCGGCCCCAGCCGCACTCGTGGGTATCCTGCTCTTGCCGCTCTCGCTGCTCGCGGGAACGCTCGCGCTCCTCGGAAGCGTCGCCGTCGTCGGCTTCCACCGCGACCCCGACCGCAGTGTTCCCGAGAGCGGCCTGCTCGCGCCGGCCGACGGCAAAGTCTCCGTCGTGCGCGAGGAGGACGACGGACTCCGCGTCGGCGTGTTCATGGGCCTCTCGAACGTCCACGTCAACCGCGCACCGCTGGGCGGGACCGTCCAGTCGGTGACACACTCGCCCGGCGGCCACTGGCCCGCGTTCAGCAAGGCCGCGGACCGCAACGAGAAGTGTCACATCGAGTTCGAGGACCACACGGTGACACTCATCGCGGGGGCCGTCGCCCGACGCACCCATCCCTACGTTAGAGCGGGCGACACCCTCGCTCGCGGCGAGCGCGTCGGCCACATCTCCTTCAGCAGTCGCGTCGACGTGGTCCTCCCCCCGGGAATCGACCGAACCGACCTCGCCGTGGAAATGGGTGACCGCGTGCGGGCGGGCGAGACGCGACTCGTCGAGGCGAACCCCCAACTATAA
- a CDS encoding sensor domain-containing protein, producing the protein MARTVASDRPITDSLRGFFGVPFRGQTYRSLAYLLLAFPLGIAYFAAVTAGVATGFGLLVTLVGLPILVVTLYGATLIAGFEAALARHLLGIDAPAPESLRSNEDSSDDTTLSVDALLDWTRRMLTAPTTWTALVLVGVKFTFGIAAFTVLTVAVTLSLVLLAAPLAVATDLPIQTYTETDGFVIGTVSNGEPLWVVNTLPEAAGVALAGVFAALVTLHLVNGLAKFGGISTAALLDVSGTDRTPD; encoded by the coding sequence ATGGCACGAACCGTCGCATCTGACAGACCGATTACGGACAGTCTCCGAGGCTTCTTCGGGGTTCCCTTCCGGGGACAGACCTACCGGAGCCTCGCGTACCTGCTGTTGGCGTTCCCGCTCGGCATCGCATACTTCGCCGCCGTCACTGCCGGCGTCGCTACCGGGTTCGGGTTGCTCGTCACACTCGTCGGCCTCCCAATCTTGGTGGTGACGCTGTACGGTGCGACGCTGATTGCTGGGTTCGAGGCAGCACTCGCTCGGCACCTGCTCGGGATCGACGCGCCAGCACCCGAGTCGCTCAGGTCTAACGAGGACAGTTCTGACGATACCACGCTCAGCGTGGACGCCCTCCTCGACTGGACGCGGCGGATGCTGACTGCCCCGACGACGTGGACAGCACTCGTCCTCGTCGGCGTGAAATTTACATTCGGCATCGCCGCGTTTACCGTCCTGACCGTCGCAGTGACGCTCTCACTGGTCCTCCTGGCCGCCCCGCTCGCTGTGGCCACTGACCTCCCGATTCAGACCTATACAGAGACGGACGGTTTCGTCATCGGCACGGTCAGTAACGGGGAACCGCTCTGGGTCGTGAACACGCTCCCGGAGGCTGCCGGTGTTGCTCTCGCCGGCGTGTTCGCGGCACTCGTCACGCTCCATCTCGTCAACGGACTCGCGAAGTTCGGTGGCATCTCGACGGCCGCGCTGCTCGACGTGAGCGGTACCGACCGAACGCCGGACTAA
- the bioB gene encoding biotin synthase BioB encodes MVYETGNTTIDDAVERLMAGERLDRRDGLALVAQPVEELAVAADYVRSQFGDDTVDACSIVNAKAGNCAEDCGFCAQSVHFDTGIDTYGFLDPEEILDAAKRAERDGAQRFGIVVAEKGVSKEQRPDEWADVIRAIRLVRDETDVEVDASLGILTEEEASILADEGINHYNHNIETSPRFFPEIVETHSFEDRVRTLEVAKNAGMDLCAGVILGMGETPTDRVDAAIALQDIGVSSLPVNILNPVAGTDLGDRLGESADISTEEIIGTIAVYRLLHPEARVRLTGGREVNLDADEQHLPFEAGADGILTGDYLTTSGQDPGDDIAAMEEAGLEPNMDANEFDKEAVKARAEDGPTGDGTVETAAGTATSNAELDD; translated from the coding sequence GTGGTTTACGAGACCGGCAACACGACGATAGACGACGCCGTCGAGCGGTTGATGGCGGGCGAACGGCTCGACCGCCGCGACGGACTCGCGCTCGTTGCACAGCCGGTCGAGGAACTCGCCGTCGCCGCCGACTACGTGCGCTCGCAGTTCGGCGACGACACCGTGGACGCCTGTTCCATCGTGAACGCGAAGGCGGGCAACTGCGCCGAGGACTGTGGGTTCTGTGCGCAGTCGGTCCACTTCGACACCGGCATCGACACGTACGGGTTCCTCGACCCGGAAGAGATACTCGACGCCGCGAAACGGGCCGAGCGCGACGGTGCCCAGCGGTTCGGCATCGTCGTCGCCGAAAAAGGCGTCTCGAAAGAACAACGACCCGACGAGTGGGCAGACGTCATCCGCGCCATCCGCCTCGTCCGGGACGAGACAGACGTGGAAGTCGACGCTTCACTCGGTATTCTCACCGAGGAGGAGGCGAGCATTCTCGCCGACGAGGGTATCAATCACTACAATCACAACATCGAGACTTCGCCTCGGTTCTTCCCGGAAATCGTCGAGACCCACTCCTTCGAGGACCGGGTACGGACCCTCGAAGTCGCCAAGAACGCGGGGATGGACCTCTGTGCCGGCGTCATCCTCGGGATGGGCGAGACGCCGACGGACCGCGTGGACGCGGCCATCGCGCTCCAGGACATCGGCGTCTCATCGCTCCCGGTGAACATCTTGAACCCCGTCGCCGGGACAGACCTCGGGGACCGACTCGGCGAGTCGGCGGACATCTCCACCGAGGAGATAATTGGGACGATAGCGGTGTACCGCCTGCTCCACCCCGAGGCACGGGTGCGGCTGACGGGCGGGCGCGAGGTCAACCTCGACGCGGACGAACAACACCTGCCGTTCGAGGCGGGTGCCGACGGCATCCTGACCGGGGACTACCTCACCACGTCGGGCCAGGACCCCGGCGACGACATCGCGGCGATGGAGGAGGCCGGACTGGAGCCGAACATGGACGCGAACGAGTTCGACAAGGAGGCGGTCAAGGCCCGGGCCGAGGACGGCCCGACCGGCGACGGAACCGTCGAGACGGCGGCGGGGACCGCGACGAGCAACGCGGAACTGGACGACTAA
- the bioD gene encoding dethiobiotin synthase has protein sequence MTDDGGIAVVGTGTGVGKTVVTAGLVGVLREDGVDARAVKPCQTGHPPDDDAAFVATACGTEAAATCLARLEPPLAPAVAAEQAGADLSYQRLRDGCERQLAAAETGLVEGIGGLRVPLADGHEVLDLVADLDVSAVVVARSGLGTLNHTTLTVDALRRQNVPVRGIVLNRYGGASTAERTNPAVLERMTDLSVHTLPETDLTDPCAAVDAVADHLPRSLVR, from the coding sequence ATGACCGACGACGGAGGTATTGCCGTTGTGGGAACCGGCACGGGTGTCGGCAAGACCGTCGTCACCGCAGGTCTCGTCGGCGTTCTCCGGGAGGACGGCGTCGACGCCCGCGCGGTGAAACCCTGTCAAACCGGCCACCCGCCCGACGACGACGCGGCGTTCGTCGCCACGGCCTGTGGGACGGAGGCGGCCGCGACCTGTCTGGCGCGGTTAGAACCGCCGCTTGCCCCGGCAGTCGCCGCCGAGCAGGCCGGTGCGGACCTCTCCTACCAGCGACTCCGCGACGGCTGTGAGCGCCAACTCGCCGCCGCCGAGACGGGTCTCGTGGAGGGCATCGGCGGTCTCCGGGTACCGCTCGCGGATGGCCACGAGGTTCTGGATTTGGTGGCCGACCTCGACGTGTCCGCGGTGGTCGTCGCGCGCTCGGGACTGGGGACGCTGAATCACACCACACTAACCGTCGACGCGCTCCGACGGCAGAACGTGCCCGTCCGCGGCATCGTCCTCAACAGGTACGGGGGGGCCTCGACCGCCGAGCGAACGAACCCGGCGGTACTGGAACGGATGACCGACCTGTCGGTCCATACGCTTCCCGAGACAGACCTCACCGACCCGTGTGCGGCCGTCGATGCCGTGGCGGACCACCTCCCACGGTCGCTGGTCCGTTGA
- a CDS encoding DUF7547 family protein has translation MSDASGEVSLARLATDLAHSLRDLQRELDDGPGRPRPPTPRELLRFTDEVAIPALILVLETNIRALRLLQRALRFAEGRDTRPSGGSSEVKDRAIALSQTTLDRLDGVLADAQDAIEGQPPDEESRELLDEARDLRAEIDDRLAAERSDTASAAATPAETDSDPVPVDVDSELQSLKDDLDDADDG, from the coding sequence ATGAGTGACGCTTCGGGCGAGGTATCGCTCGCTCGGTTGGCGACGGACCTCGCACACTCGCTCCGTGACCTCCAGCGAGAACTCGACGACGGCCCGGGACGGCCGCGGCCGCCGACCCCACGGGAACTGCTCAGGTTCACCGACGAGGTGGCGATTCCCGCGCTCATCCTCGTGTTGGAGACGAACATCCGGGCACTCCGCCTCCTGCAGCGCGCACTCCGGTTCGCGGAGGGGCGAGACACGCGACCGTCTGGGGGGTCGAGCGAGGTCAAAGACCGGGCGATAGCACTGAGTCAGACGACGCTCGACCGCCTCGACGGTGTCCTCGCGGACGCACAGGACGCTATCGAGGGGCAACCACCGGACGAGGAGTCACGGGAACTGTTGGACGAAGCGCGTGACCTCCGCGCCGAGATAGACGACCGACTCGCCGCGGAGCGGTCGGACACGGCGTCCGCCGCGGCGACACCGGCCGAGACGGACAGCGACCCGGTGCCCGTCGACGTTGACTCGGAACTCCAGTCGCTCAAAGACGACCTCGACGACGCCGACGACGGATAG
- a CDS encoding HTH domain-containing protein, whose translation MPGEGTTGETRVELYAREELPSVAERRYEQVVDRLRDLAATGHVAAVDTHTWPKTVPERSGDRESDRYERFVAWADERAVSLTPFFETRQCYASETGETGTRLVLPALCLAVYRDGDLGCVYPHSTNDGSRSVMDGLRAIESAHRGSTAHRDSARTGSD comes from the coding sequence ATGCCGGGAGAGGGTACGACGGGGGAGACACGGGTCGAACTGTACGCGCGAGAAGAGTTACCGTCGGTGGCGGAACGACGGTACGAGCAGGTCGTCGACCGTCTCCGTGACCTCGCAGCCACGGGCCACGTCGCCGCGGTCGACACTCACACGTGGCCGAAGACAGTCCCCGAGCGGAGCGGTGACCGGGAGTCCGACCGCTACGAGCGGTTCGTGGCGTGGGCCGACGAGCGAGCGGTTTCGCTCACTCCATTCTTCGAGACGCGCCAGTGTTACGCCTCGGAAACGGGTGAGACGGGGACGCGCCTCGTCCTCCCCGCACTCTGTCTCGCCGTCTACCGCGACGGCGACCTCGGGTGTGTCTACCCGCACTCGACGAACGACGGGTCCCGGTCGGTGATGGACGGCCTGCGGGCTATCGAGTCTGCACACCGGGGTTCCACCGCCCACCGCGACTCCGCGCGAACCGGGAGCGACTGA
- a CDS encoding aminotransferase class I/II-fold pyridoxal phosphate-dependent enzyme: MSGEADGGADTPRDRTPDRGFDPAGRLAARARDDLRRDLTPVERVAARSRLAEDPGSDPITFDGDERVVFAANNYLGLAGEERVRAAAAEAASDVGTGAGASRLITGDTPAHRELERELADAKGTERALAFSSGYATNVGTITALDPDVIISDELNHASIVDACRLTDAETYVYDHCDPTDLRATMRERSREATGEESWLVVTDSVFSMDGDVASLAAICDAVEEFGAWLMIDEAHATGLYADGGGVVQREGLADRVHVQMGTLSKALGSQGGYVAGSATLIEHLLNAARSFVFSTGLAPPSAAAARAALRVAREDERRREQLWENVARLRDGLEAIGYDVWGETQILPVVVGDRERTMALGDTLDDHGIVAPGIRPPTVPEGTSRIRVAPMATHTEEDIQRCLDAFRAAGEELDLV, from the coding sequence ATGTCCGGCGAGGCCGACGGGGGAGCAGACACGCCCCGGGACCGGACCCCGGACCGCGGCTTCGACCCGGCCGGTCGGCTCGCGGCGCGAGCGCGTGACGACTTGCGGCGTGACCTCACACCCGTCGAACGCGTCGCAGCCCGGAGTCGGCTGGCCGAAGACCCGGGTAGCGATCCTATTACCTTCGACGGTGACGAGCGCGTCGTCTTCGCCGCGAACAACTACCTCGGGCTGGCGGGCGAAGAGCGCGTCCGGGCGGCCGCCGCCGAAGCGGCCAGCGACGTGGGCACCGGTGCGGGTGCGAGCCGTCTGATTACGGGCGATACGCCGGCCCACCGCGAACTGGAGCGGGAACTCGCCGACGCCAAGGGAACCGAGCGCGCGCTGGCGTTTTCCTCGGGGTACGCGACGAACGTCGGGACTATCACGGCACTCGACCCCGACGTGATTATCTCGGACGAGTTGAACCACGCGAGTATCGTCGACGCCTGCCGACTCACGGACGCGGAGACGTACGTCTACGACCACTGTGACCCCACAGACCTGCGGGCGACGATGCGAGAGCGGTCACGCGAGGCGACGGGCGAGGAGTCGTGGCTCGTCGTCACCGATTCGGTGTTCAGTATGGACGGCGACGTGGCCTCCCTCGCCGCAATCTGTGACGCCGTCGAGGAGTTCGGCGCGTGGTTGATGATCGACGAGGCACACGCCACGGGCCTCTACGCAGACGGCGGCGGTGTCGTCCAGCGTGAGGGCCTCGCCGACCGTGTCCACGTCCAGATGGGGACGCTCTCGAAGGCACTCGGGAGTCAGGGTGGCTACGTCGCGGGAAGTGCGACGCTGATAGAACACCTCCTCAACGCCGCACGCTCGTTCGTCTTCTCGACGGGACTCGCACCGCCGTCGGCCGCCGCGGCGCGGGCGGCACTTCGCGTCGCCCGCGAGGACGAGCGTCGCCGCGAGCAACTGTGGGAGAACGTCGCCCGTCTCCGCGACGGCCTCGAAGCCATCGGCTACGACGTGTGGGGCGAGACGCAGATTCTCCCCGTCGTCGTCGGAGACCGAGAGCGGACGATGGCACTCGGCGACACCCTCGACGACCACGGTATCGTCGCACCGGGTATCCGTCCGCCGACGGTTCCCGAGGGGACCAGCCGAATCCGCGTCGCTCCGATGGCGACACACACCGAGGAAGACATACAGCGGTGTCTCGACGCCTTCCGCGCCGCGGGTGAGGAGTTGGACCTCGTATGA